A portion of the Leptospira kanakyensis genome contains these proteins:
- the creD gene encoding cell envelope integrity protein CreD → MSKLQTSVNLRLAILGGMVLLFIIPLIMVGSLIEERSASRNQAVLEVGEKWGSNQTIVGPVLMIPYNLRIPKSGSSKEKDKWDYVTDYAYFLPEEMDSVVDMKTELRKRSIYEIPLYTSKVKITGKFSPIFSSDFPIDTTYIYWDDVRLVVSVSDLKGLGGEMKLTLAGKDKKFLPGTRSSYLHSGLNSTVSIGEAGNSIPFEIQLEVKGSESFSVIPIGKKSKLMMSSDWKDPSFNGNLLPKDRSVNEEGFSAVWESSYFARSYPQIIHSMNDSILETILNSGYGVSLVIPVDHYLKMERSVKYGLLFIVTSFALFFLMEVFGGVLLHPIQYVLIGSAMVLFYILNLSFSEHLGFLPAYILSSLAVTGLIGYYAINVLKNQKKGLITASYYLVLYSFLYVILASEEQALLLGSLALFMVLAAVMHFTRKVDWYQFGGKNVG, encoded by the coding sequence ATGAGTAAATTACAAACATCGGTAAATCTTAGGTTGGCCATCCTCGGCGGAATGGTTTTATTATTTATCATCCCTCTTATTATGGTTGGTTCTTTGATTGAGGAAAGAAGTGCCTCGAGAAACCAAGCGGTTTTGGAAGTGGGCGAAAAATGGGGATCCAACCAAACGATTGTCGGTCCAGTTCTAATGATTCCATATAACCTTAGGATTCCAAAATCTGGTTCTTCCAAAGAAAAGGACAAATGGGATTATGTAACGGATTATGCTTATTTTTTACCAGAGGAAATGGACTCCGTTGTGGATATGAAAACAGAACTTCGTAAAAGAAGTATCTATGAAATTCCATTATACACGAGTAAGGTGAAAATTACCGGTAAATTTTCTCCTATTTTTTCATCAGACTTTCCTATTGATACCACCTATATTTATTGGGATGATGTTCGACTCGTTGTTTCAGTTTCTGATCTGAAGGGACTTGGCGGTGAAATGAAATTAACTTTAGCAGGTAAGGATAAAAAGTTTTTACCTGGAACCAGATCCTCATATTTGCATTCAGGACTGAACTCCACTGTTTCGATCGGAGAAGCTGGTAACTCCATTCCGTTCGAAATTCAATTAGAAGTCAAAGGTTCCGAATCATTTTCCGTGATCCCTATCGGTAAAAAATCTAAACTAATGATGAGTTCCGATTGGAAAGATCCTTCTTTTAACGGAAATCTTTTGCCTAAGGATCGTTCCGTCAATGAGGAAGGATTTTCAGCGGTTTGGGAATCTTCTTATTTTGCAAGATCTTATCCACAAATCATCCATTCCATGAATGATTCCATTTTAGAGACAATATTAAATTCCGGATATGGAGTGAGTCTTGTAATCCCGGTGGATCATTATTTAAAAATGGAAAGGTCAGTAAAATATGGACTTCTTTTCATTGTGACTAGTTTCGCTTTGTTCTTTCTTATGGAAGTGTTTGGCGGAGTTTTATTACATCCCATCCAGTACGTCCTCATTGGAAGTGCCATGGTTTTGTTTTATATTCTCAACTTATCGTTTTCAGAACATTTGGGATTTTTACCTGCATACATTCTTTCGAGTTTGGCAGTGACAGGTCTCATTGGTTATTACGCTATCAATGTATTAAAAAATCAAAAGAAGGGACTCATCACCGCATCTTATTATCTTGTTTTGTATTCTTTTTTGTATGTGATTTTGGCTTCAGAAGAACAAGCCTTACTTCTTGGGTCTTTGGCATTGTTTATGGTTCTTGCCGCAGTCATGCACTTCACTCGTAAAGTGGACTGGTATCAGTTTGGAGGAAAAAATGTTGGTTAA
- the creC gene encoding two-component system sensor histidine kinase CreC — translation MLSIGFYYLIDKTEESIRPRYMETVEESLNDTAHILSAVVEERLEKYPNEYLQLSSSLHSLFSPVFKNINNRSFEAKIYSLLKTNTDIQVYITNTKGIVIFDSEGYREKLDYSKFNDVYLTLQGKYGARSSKLVDTEGEGALFVASPIHYKNQIIGVLTVIKPKTGVLPFIEEAKRKFWRISLLVASAIAILFSLLAYLIFRPILRLSKYVSALRKKVKVPFPKIGIRELNELGKEVDLLVEEIEGKKYIESYVQTLTHEIKSPLSSILASVELLQSHPTESERLTKNIHEESKRIQKLIEQMLELTSLEGKKSISMEDQVLLYDLVNEVITSFQSELQWKSLQVVVVCGNKLWEVKGNRNYLFLAIENLVRNSIDFANEKDTITIEVKENSDLRLKLSVLDEGHSIPDYALNRVTEKFYSLPRPNNNRKSSGLGLSIVSQILELHGGKLEIQNRTPKGVEVSLFFQKT, via the coding sequence ATCTTAAGCATTGGTTTTTATTATTTAATCGATAAAACAGAAGAATCCATTCGGCCACGTTATATGGAAACGGTCGAAGAATCACTGAATGATACTGCTCATATTTTATCTGCCGTTGTAGAAGAAAGATTGGAAAAGTATCCAAATGAATATTTACAACTTAGTTCGTCCCTCCATTCTTTATTTTCTCCTGTTTTCAAAAACATAAACAACCGTTCTTTCGAAGCAAAAATTTATTCACTTCTAAAAACAAATACAGACATCCAAGTCTATATCACCAATACAAAAGGAATTGTAATTTTTGATTCCGAAGGTTACCGAGAAAAACTCGACTATTCAAAGTTTAATGATGTTTATTTAACCCTCCAGGGTAAATACGGAGCAAGATCCAGTAAACTAGTCGATACAGAGGGAGAAGGGGCACTTTTTGTTGCTTCTCCCATACATTATAAAAATCAAATCATTGGTGTTCTCACTGTCATCAAACCCAAAACAGGTGTTCTACCCTTTATTGAAGAAGCAAAACGAAAGTTTTGGCGGATTTCCTTACTCGTTGCCTCTGCCATAGCCATTCTATTTAGTTTGTTAGCCTATTTGATTTTTCGTCCTATTTTAAGGCTTTCAAAGTATGTGAGTGCGTTACGAAAAAAAGTAAAAGTCCCATTTCCAAAAATTGGAATTAGAGAACTCAATGAACTTGGTAAGGAAGTGGATTTACTTGTCGAAGAAATTGAAGGAAAAAAATACATAGAGTCCTATGTACAAACCTTAACCCATGAAATCAAAAGTCCACTTTCTTCCATTTTAGCCTCTGTGGAACTTTTACAATCCCATCCAACCGAGTCGGAACGTCTTACTAAAAATATCCACGAGGAATCCAAACGAATCCAAAAACTCATTGAACAAATGTTAGAACTTACTTCTTTAGAAGGAAAAAAATCCATCTCAATGGAAGACCAAGTTCTGTTGTATGATTTAGTAAATGAAGTCATCACTAGTTTTCAATCAGAACTCCAATGGAAATCTCTTCAAGTAGTTGTGGTTTGCGGAAATAAACTTTGGGAAGTAAAGGGAAATCGAAATTATTTGTTTTTAGCCATTGAAAATCTAGTTAGAAACTCCATCGACTTTGCCAATGAAAAAGATACAATCACGATTGAAGTTAAGGAAAATTCGGATCTTCGTTTAAAACTTTCCGTGTTGGACGAAGGTCATTCGATTCCAGATTATGCACTGAACCGTGTAACAGAAAAGTTCTATTCCTTACCAAGACCAAATAACAACCGTAAGAGTTCTGGTCTCGGACTTAGTATTGTGAGTCAAATTCTAGAACTACACGGAGGAAAATTGGAGATTCAAAATCGAACACCAAAGGGTGTGGAAGTTTCTCTTTTTTTTCAAAAAACATAG
- a CDS encoding response regulator, protein MVKILLIEDEPGIQETIQISLESEGFSVLVTSTGKEGIQKVSNDISLIILDIGLPDQNGFEVLKEIRKKYQTPVIFLTARNTEIDKILGLEIGADDYIVKPFSPRELLARIRAILRRTNPSQNLEDHKLRISLDKKLVYLNGQTLNLSPYEYKTMELFFKWPGRIFTREEIMDSVWTEPEDSFDRAVDTVIKNIRARFKEMEPDFDPIETRRGQGYGLKEKI, encoded by the coding sequence ATGGTAAAAATACTTCTGATAGAAGATGAACCAGGAATTCAGGAAACCATTCAAATTTCATTGGAATCAGAAGGATTTTCAGTTCTGGTCACTTCCACTGGTAAGGAAGGGATTCAAAAAGTATCAAATGATATTTCACTCATTATACTTGATATTGGTTTACCTGACCAAAACGGATTTGAAGTTTTAAAAGAAATTAGAAAAAAATACCAAACACCTGTTATCTTTTTAACCGCAAGAAATACGGAGATAGATAAAATTCTCGGACTTGAAATCGGGGCCGATGATTATATTGTAAAACCATTTAGTCCGAGGGAACTTTTGGCAAGGATCCGTGCGATTCTGCGAAGGACAAATCCATCACAAAATCTAGAAGATCATAAATTAAGAATTTCGTTGGATAAAAAGTTGGTTTATTTGAATGGGCAAACACTGAATTTATCTCCTTACGAATACAAAACGATGGAATTATTTTTTAAATGGCCTGGTCGAATTTTTACTCGTGAAGAAATTATGGACAGTGTTTGGACAGAACCGGAAGATAGTTTCGACCGCGCAGTGGATACTGTGATTAAAAACATCCGTGCCAGGTTCAAAGAAATGGAACCAGACTTTGACCCAATTGAAACAAGAAGGGGACAAGGGTATGGATTAAAGGAAAAAATATGA
- a CDS encoding gamma-glutamyltransferase family protein: protein MIPLFKIFLYPFCFLFLFQCLGSRRPIVPSYVDPQGSLRDLSLGKKYMVSTGNPLATKAAIKVLEDGGNAIDAAVAALLVLNVTNGEAASFPSVAPTLVYDQKSGQVKSYIGAGTAPKKANIEWFKKQGYDVMPKNSILTQLLPASPDVIVRLLQEHGTKSFSELVSPAITVAEEGFPANRILVKNLDLPLYKRLGFTVIMPYNSEVYLEKKWWYGIREGELTKRQDLAKTWRSMALEESENLKKGKSRNQALESVRDYFYKGPIADAIVKLHSDKGGLFTKEDLAGYVGGWEKPVSGEFGEYKILSNQTWTQGPVVPMVLQLLDGVDLKSMGHNSPEYIHTVSQAIELVVADRERYFGDPKFIDVPVDGLLSKKYATLRRKLLQKDAFGQTPPAGNPWVFSSKKPSIFPFPPNDLKDQEIDEIKYGKDTTYLSIIDSQGNAVSLTPSDFPQSPMVPGTGLTLGIRMTQFRLDPNHPSALAPGKRPRITPNPGMVLKNGKLWMSFGTPGGDVQSQAMVQFFLNVIVFGMDPQKAVEAPRFRSVNWPDSFSPHTYRPGGIELEESLYQTVSDSLTNKGYKVYKKGHLDNDLGSVCAVLNDTKNKRLIGVADPREESWAEGK, encoded by the coding sequence ATGATTCCATTATTTAAAATTTTCCTCTATCCATTTTGTTTTCTTTTTTTATTTCAATGTTTAGGAAGTCGTAGGCCTATCGTTCCTTCCTATGTTGATCCACAAGGAAGTTTACGGGATCTGAGTCTCGGAAAAAAATATATGGTTTCGACGGGAAATCCCCTCGCCACAAAAGCTGCCATCAAGGTTTTAGAAGACGGGGGAAACGCCATTGATGCTGCCGTGGCAGCATTACTTGTGTTAAATGTGACTAATGGAGAGGCTGCCAGTTTTCCTTCTGTGGCCCCAACCTTAGTTTACGATCAAAAATCAGGACAAGTCAAAAGTTATATCGGAGCGGGAACGGCACCTAAAAAAGCAAACATCGAATGGTTTAAAAAACAAGGTTATGATGTGATGCCGAAAAACTCCATCCTAACACAACTTTTACCTGCCTCACCAGACGTCATCGTACGACTGTTACAAGAACATGGAACAAAATCTTTTTCCGAATTGGTATCACCTGCCATCACTGTAGCAGAAGAAGGATTTCCTGCCAATCGTATCCTTGTTAAAAATTTAGACTTACCATTGTACAAACGATTGGGTTTTACCGTCATCATGCCTTACAATTCTGAAGTGTATCTGGAAAAAAAATGGTGGTATGGGATTCGGGAAGGGGAACTAACAAAACGACAAGACCTCGCAAAAACATGGCGGTCTATGGCCCTCGAGGAATCAGAAAACTTAAAAAAAGGAAAATCAAGAAACCAAGCCTTAGAGTCAGTAAGAGATTATTTTTATAAAGGGCCAATCGCCGATGCCATTGTAAAACTTCATTCTGATAAAGGTGGTCTTTTTACCAAAGAAGATTTGGCAGGTTATGTGGGAGGTTGGGAAAAACCTGTGAGTGGTGAGTTCGGTGAATATAAAATTTTATCCAACCAAACTTGGACACAAGGCCCTGTGGTTCCAATGGTATTACAGCTATTAGATGGAGTGGATTTGAAGTCTATGGGCCATAACTCTCCTGAATACATTCATACTGTATCACAAGCCATAGAACTTGTTGTTGCTGATCGGGAAAGATACTTCGGAGATCCAAAGTTTATCGATGTCCCTGTCGATGGATTGTTATCTAAAAAATATGCAACACTTCGCCGAAAACTTTTACAAAAAGATGCTTTTGGCCAAACTCCACCAGCAGGGAACCCTTGGGTTTTTTCTTCTAAAAAACCTTCTATTTTTCCTTTTCCACCTAACGATCTAAAGGATCAGGAAATTGACGAAATCAAATATGGAAAGGACACAACCTATTTGAGTATTATCGATTCCCAAGGAAATGCTGTTTCTCTCACTCCCAGCGATTTTCCACAATCCCCGATGGTTCCGGGAACGGGACTTACTCTCGGAATTCGAATGACTCAGTTTCGATTGGATCCAAATCATCCTTCCGCACTCGCTCCAGGCAAACGACCACGGATCACTCCCAATCCAGGAATGGTTTTGAAAAATGGAAAGTTATGGATGAGTTTTGGAACTCCTGGTGGTGATGTCCAAAGCCAAGCCATGGTTCAATTTTTTCTAAATGTCATTGTGTTTGGAATGGATCCACAAAAAGCAGTGGAAGCACCTAGATTTCGTTCGGTGAACTGGCCTGATAGTTTTTCTCCACATACCTATCGCCCAGGTGGAATTGAATTAGAAGAATCTTTGTACCAAACAGTATCTGATTCATTAACAAACAAAGGATATAAGGTATATAAAAAAGGTCATTTGGATAATGATCTTGGTTCTGTTTGTGCTGTTTTGAATGATACAAAAAACAAACGTTTGATAGGTGTGGCTGATCCCAGAGAAGAATCTTGGGCCGAAGGAAAATAA
- a CDS encoding methyl-accepting chemotaxis protein: MQRNSIKFILLVSGASILFIISCLVGAVAYYFGQKKIQEAYIGQMQGIVAVVGQEIDDFFVNHVNVIKTVANDRRTIDSIKTGKPIAQSYFKEMNDRYGVYENVYTHTYDNDPRVVADATGLAIGWKMKPEDMDPAELKAGKEKRHFIGKPILNPLTNNPVVTITYPVYDGEKLIGNAGIALSLMDLTDKVINKIKIGRDGYVVISTKAGLLIALKEKKQILKYDLSKDESGSRMLNLKTGEILEFVYLDKDHLAVSHQLDNWGLVILAIQPKEEIKEALFDLMVTIIISSIVIALGSICFLYVLLSKRLNPLEDVSGIFKSMSEGDLTSTIKVVYDDEIGRMGKGLNTFIASLRKSFEEIQRITIELAAASEELTSSSNNFATGAQSTAASSEEMSATIEEMSAGMDYIAASTERQFGNFANFHSKIRELSESIRKIGSEIESTLKLAESISDQAKKGEESIQGMSQMIENILHSSGEMTAIIQIINEISDQTQLLALNAAIEAARAGEAGRGFAVVADEISKLSEKTASSIKSIGNMITKNNRELDSGANAIRSSAEMLHNIIQNVETVSIAMNKLYQVTSAQESIKREVDEGAEQMGQDAETIKLSTNEQKKAVREISEVIIQINEHTLGTASGSEEMSSSAQNLASTAEILKGITERFKL; encoded by the coding sequence ATGCAACGTAATTCCATTAAATTCATATTGTTAGTGAGTGGGGCGTCCATTCTGTTCATCATCAGCTGCCTTGTGGGAGCCGTTGCCTATTATTTCGGACAGAAAAAAATCCAAGAAGCTTATATCGGACAAATGCAAGGAATTGTAGCGGTTGTTGGACAAGAGATCGACGATTTTTTTGTAAACCATGTAAACGTAATCAAAACGGTAGCCAACGATCGCAGAACCATTGATTCCATTAAAACAGGGAAACCAATTGCCCAATCCTATTTTAAGGAAATGAACGATCGTTATGGTGTTTATGAAAATGTCTACACACATACGTATGACAATGATCCGCGAGTTGTAGCTGATGCCACTGGATTGGCTATAGGTTGGAAAATGAAACCGGAAGATATGGACCCGGCAGAACTCAAAGCAGGTAAAGAAAAAAGACATTTTATAGGAAAACCAATCTTAAACCCTCTCACAAACAATCCTGTTGTAACAATCACCTATCCAGTGTATGATGGTGAAAAGTTAATTGGAAACGCAGGCATTGCACTTTCGTTAATGGACTTAACAGATAAGGTCATTAACAAAATTAAAATTGGTCGTGATGGTTATGTAGTCATTTCTACAAAAGCTGGTTTATTAATTGCCTTAAAAGAAAAGAAACAAATTTTAAAATACGATTTGTCCAAAGATGAATCAGGCTCTCGTATGTTGAATTTAAAAACGGGTGAAATTTTAGAATTCGTTTATTTGGATAAAGATCATCTTGCAGTGAGCCACCAGTTAGACAATTGGGGACTTGTGATCCTTGCCATCCAACCAAAAGAAGAAATTAAAGAAGCTCTTTTTGATTTAATGGTCACCATTATCATATCTTCCATTGTCATTGCATTGGGATCCATTTGTTTTTTGTATGTTTTACTTAGCAAACGACTGAACCCATTAGAAGATGTAAGTGGAATTTTTAAATCTATGTCCGAAGGAGATTTAACTTCTACCATCAAAGTTGTTTACGATGATGAGATCGGTCGAATGGGAAAAGGGTTAAATACTTTTATTGCGAGTTTACGAAAGTCCTTCGAGGAAATTCAAAGAATTACCATTGAGCTCGCTGCTGCGTCAGAAGAATTAACATCTTCTTCTAATAACTTTGCAACGGGTGCACAGTCAACTGCCGCATCTTCAGAAGAAATGTCAGCAACCATTGAAGAGATGTCCGCAGGAATGGATTATATTGCTGCGTCGACAGAAAGACAATTTGGAAACTTTGCTAACTTTCATTCTAAAATTCGTGAACTTTCGGAAAGTATCCGTAAAATCGGCTCTGAAATCGAAAGTACCTTGAAGTTAGCAGAGTCCATATCTGACCAAGCCAAAAAGGGTGAAGAGTCCATCCAAGGTATGAGTCAAATGATTGAAAACATCCTTCATTCTTCTGGAGAGATGACTGCGATCATTCAGATCATTAACGAAATTTCAGACCAAACACAATTGTTAGCATTGAATGCAGCCATTGAAGCGGCAAGAGCCGGTGAAGCAGGAAGAGGATTTGCTGTGGTTGCTGATGAGATTTCTAAACTCTCAGAAAAAACTGCTTCATCAATCAAATCCATTGGGAACATGATTACAAAAAACAACCGCGAATTGGATTCAGGTGCAAATGCCATTCGTTCTTCTGCAGAAATGTTACACAATATCATTCAGAATGTGGAAACAGTAAGTATTGCCATGAACAAACTGTATCAAGTGACTTCGGCTCAAGAATCCATCAAACGAGAAGTAGACGAAGGTGCAGAACAAATGGGTCAGGATGCAGAGACAATCAAACTCTCTACAAATGAACAGAAAAAAGCTGTGAGAGAAATTTCGGAAGTCATCATCCAAATCAATGAACATACTCTTGGCACTGCTTCCGGTTCGGAGGAAATGTCTTCTTCGGCACAAAACTTAGCCTCAACTGCGGAGATTTTAAAAGGAATTACAGAACGATTTAAGTTATAA
- a CDS encoding DUF4349 domain-containing protein yields the protein MKNHLKIIFLVLFVFFLNCGKESNEESVAPLESAKMSSDMAMEKKVAPSAPRAEGISEPEPTPNQLGQVFVPIQNTTERLLEYQVQLNYQTPDLIKTRKDLLSFITKYGFIESSSAVNMDSPYMNLRVHIRSEKLYDALIELDTYGVLLSEDISTVDHTEGMAWQKIKSNREKLRLVRRTNANNQTSANSKNWEAIEEAITDSENNLDNSEHEIWKIKDKVKWATLSINFTTPIPADRIQVPVYKNAFIGILNLFLELTYYFIWILPLVIVLGILYLPLKKIYKRFKK from the coding sequence GTGAAAAACCATTTAAAAATAATTTTCCTAGTTCTGTTTGTATTTTTCCTAAATTGTGGGAAAGAGTCTAACGAGGAGTCGGTGGCACCTTTAGAATCGGCAAAGATGTCTTCCGACATGGCGATGGAAAAAAAAGTAGCCCCAAGTGCTCCGAGGGCAGAAGGAATTTCTGAGCCAGAACCCACTCCGAACCAATTGGGACAAGTATTTGTTCCGATTCAAAATACCACGGAACGACTTCTCGAATACCAAGTTCAATTAAATTACCAAACTCCTGATTTAATCAAAACACGTAAGGATCTACTTAGTTTTATCACCAAATATGGTTTTATCGAAAGTAGTTCTGCAGTCAATATGGACTCTCCTTATATGAACCTTCGTGTGCATATAAGATCTGAAAAATTATACGACGCTTTGATTGAATTGGATACTTATGGAGTATTACTTAGTGAAGACATATCCACTGTGGATCATACGGAAGGAATGGCTTGGCAAAAGATCAAATCAAATCGTGAAAAACTTCGTTTGGTAAGACGGACAAATGCGAACAACCAAACTTCAGCCAATTCGAAAAACTGGGAAGCAATCGAAGAAGCCATTACCGATAGTGAAAACAATTTAGATAATTCGGAACATGAAATTTGGAAAATCAAAGATAAAGTAAAATGGGCTACTCTTAGTATCAATTTTACAACTCCTATCCCAGCGGATCGCATCCAAGTTCCTGTTTATAAAAATGCTTTCATTGGAATTCTGAATTTATTTTTAGAACTCACATATTATTTTATATGGATTTTACCATTAGTAATCGTTTTGGGGATTCTATACCTACCTCTAAAAAAGATTTACAAACGTTTTAAAAAATAA
- a CDS encoding U32 family peptidase C-terminal domain-containing protein, with translation MSQIRKIPELLLPAGNLDKLEIAYMFGADAAYCGVPRFSLRARENDFTMEALEKGVTLARELGKKIYFTVNNIPRNSKLPSYPKYLDQMAALKPDAFIMADPGLILMTKEAHPEIDIHISVQANTMNYSAVRFWKQFGATRVILSREVSISEIAEIKNQVPDMEIEVFVHGSICIAHSGRCFMSNYFKKRDANQGSCNNACRDLYKIFVTNPKQNEEPMELITDDEGTFLMNSKDLRAIEFLQELCDAGVDSVKVEGRTKNDYYVGMVARSYRHTLDRISRGESFDRKWLEELDKVSSRKYFSGFLTRGMEDRVPEEEREFQNNEFGTSLFMSQKYAGLVKEYKSDTKRIVIEVKNKIQKGDVMEVITAADPNPLTFTVEQIFYKQNLVEVISGGMGTVELEVPFAIPTRSFLSKKL, from the coding sequence ATGTCCCAAATTAGAAAAATTCCAGAATTGTTACTACCTGCGGGTAACTTAGATAAATTAGAAATTGCTTATATGTTTGGTGCGGACGCAGCTTATTGCGGTGTTCCCAGGTTTTCGTTACGTGCTAGGGAAAATGATTTTACGATGGAGGCTTTGGAAAAAGGAGTTACACTTGCAAGAGAGCTCGGTAAAAAAATTTATTTTACTGTAAATAACATTCCAAGGAATTCTAAACTTCCTTCTTACCCTAAATATTTAGACCAAATGGCCGCATTAAAACCAGACGCTTTCATTATGGCAGATCCTGGACTGATTTTAATGACCAAAGAAGCACACCCGGAAATAGACATCCATATCTCTGTCCAAGCGAACACAATGAACTATTCTGCTGTCAGATTTTGGAAACAATTTGGAGCCACTCGTGTTATTTTGTCTCGTGAAGTATCCATCTCTGAAATTGCAGAAATTAAAAATCAAGTTCCCGATATGGAAATTGAAGTTTTTGTTCATGGATCCATTTGTATTGCTCACAGCGGTCGTTGTTTTATGAGTAATTATTTTAAAAAACGAGATGCCAACCAAGGATCTTGTAACAATGCCTGTCGAGATTTGTATAAGATATTTGTCACGAACCCCAAACAAAATGAGGAACCAATGGAACTCATCACAGATGATGAGGGAACGTTTTTAATGAATTCTAAAGACCTTCGTGCCATTGAGTTTTTGCAAGAGTTATGTGATGCAGGAGTTGATTCGGTAAAAGTAGAGGGTCGCACTAAAAATGATTATTATGTAGGAATGGTGGCCCGTAGTTATCGGCATACATTGGATCGTATCTCTCGAGGGGAAAGTTTTGACCGCAAGTGGTTAGAAGAACTAGACAAGGTATCTTCTAGAAAATACTTCTCTGGTTTTTTAACTCGAGGAATGGAAGATCGTGTTCCAGAGGAAGAAAGAGAATTTCAAAACAATGAATTTGGAACTAGTCTTTTTATGAGCCAAAAGTATGCGGGACTTGTAAAAGAATATAAATCTGATACAAAACGGATTGTCATTGAAGTCAAAAACAAAATCCAAAAAGGGGATGTCATGGAAGTCATCACTGCCGCAGATCCCAATCCCTTAACCTTCACAGTGGAACAAATTTTTTACAAACAAAACCTTGTGGAGGTCATTAGTGGGGGGATGGGAACCGTTGAGTTGGAGGTTCCTTTTGCCATTCCTACTCGTTCATTTTTAAGCAAAAAACTTTAA
- a CDS encoding OmpP1/FadL family transporter, whose translation MISSRIFRVLFILILTLTPWFSERKLFAFHGIIQPAFGARQAGMGGAFQAVGGSVMDLESNPSHLARVKRTKWELGSGIHLPSIAYNDEYIDPNPNRSYRNATVEHPKAVLPYIGIIQPVTDNISIGFALYAQGGGGGQFKNIKRNTPDGKTLNETFGTNIPIIGESTKAVEDLNFRFMTVKSTFGAGYQKGNFAIGAGIDLVYGFMELKRTYQDETRSLTIPGGIRYQSDSAYTLGGKIGTSYDLTENIRIAYSYTTRNVLPMDGTMKVDGYAPERSFGTRVSRYMIWPDKHIVGISYRTDKFIIDFDIKYIPWSESFNSTKFRTEDVWVRTPVGIETNSFQFNLNWKNQTIFAIGAEYKWNDRYMTRMGYSYGNNVIPASGVSPMLGASIEHHVALGGSVSWNDSTFHIACEYGFPKKTYGGKTSDWTLSHAVYSRTEVHPFQFSYNKQMSVFSIYLGMEQNI comes from the coding sequence ATGATTTCGAGTCGCATTTTCAGAGTTTTATTCATTCTAATTCTAACCCTCACCCCATGGTTTTCGGAAAGAAAACTCTTCGCCTTCCACGGGATCATTCAACCCGCCTTCGGGGCCAGACAAGCCGGGATGGGAGGAGCCTTCCAAGCTGTGGGCGGATCAGTGATGGATCTAGAATCAAACCCATCTCATTTGGCCCGAGTGAAAAGAACCAAATGGGAGTTAGGTTCCGGAATCCACCTACCTTCTATCGCATACAATGATGAATACATAGATCCCAATCCAAATCGTTCCTACCGCAATGCAACAGTGGAACACCCGAAAGCAGTTTTGCCTTATATTGGAATCATCCAACCTGTTACGGATAATATCAGTATTGGGTTCGCATTGTACGCGCAAGGTGGTGGTGGTGGACAATTTAAAAATATCAAACGAAATACTCCCGATGGGAAAACATTAAATGAAACATTTGGAACAAACATCCCTATCATTGGAGAAAGTACAAAAGCAGTAGAAGATTTGAATTTTCGATTTATGACAGTAAAATCAACATTTGGTGCTGGATACCAAAAAGGAAATTTTGCGATTGGGGCCGGAATTGATCTTGTTTATGGATTTATGGAACTCAAAAGGACTTACCAAGATGAAACTCGGAGTCTCACCATTCCTGGAGGAATTCGATACCAAAGTGATTCTGCTTATACCTTGGGAGGAAAAATCGGAACTTCCTACGACCTAACAGAAAACATCCGAATTGCATATTCTTATACTACGAGAAATGTATTACCGATGGATGGAACCATGAAGGTGGATGGTTATGCTCCAGAACGATCATTCGGAACCAGAGTGTCACGGTATATGATTTGGCCTGATAAACATATTGTTGGAATTTCTTACCGAACTGACAAATTTATCATCGATTTTGATATCAAATACATCCCTTGGTCAGAAAGTTTCAATTCTACTAAATTTCGAACAGAAGATGTTTGGGTAAGAACACCTGTTGGTATAGAAACCAACTCTTTTCAATTCAATCTAAACTGGAAAAACCAAACTATATTTGCAATCGGAGCCGAATACAAATGGAATGATCGTTATATGACACGTATGGGTTATAGTTATGGAAATAACGTAATCCCTGCGAGTGGAGTGAGTCCCATGTTAGGAGCTAGTATCGAACACCATGTCGCACTTGGTGGGAGTGTTTCTTGGAACGATTCCACATTCCATATTGCTTGTGAATATGGGTTTCCTAAAAAAACATACGGAGGGAAAACTTCAGACTGGACGTTATCCCATGCTGTCTATTCTAGGACAGAGGTTCATCCATTCCAATTTTCTTATAATAAACAAATGAGTGTATTTAGTATTTATTTGGGAATGGAACAAAATATTTAA